In Terriglobus sp. TAA 43, a single window of DNA contains:
- a CDS encoding metallophosphoesterase — protein sequence MPILDRRRFLSLSAAGVAASSLPSFALSPAASEDFSFLFVTDTHIQPELHATEGCSMAFKKARTLHADFAIQGGDHIFDGLAVPLSRSQELFHLYGETEQQLGLKVYHAMGNHDVIGLFPKSGMDLTDPNYGKSYFEDKIGPRHQSFDHKGVHFIILDSIGFTPERTYFGFLDEGQLQWLRTDLAKVSATTPVIIVSHIPLITAYAQYSAPPVTPAVHNSLSVSNTYEILPLLAKHNVIGVLQGHTHVNERVEFNGITYITGGAVSGNWWKGIHEGTPEGFTVCTVKDGKLTTRYETYGFHADAV from the coding sequence ATGCCGATTCTTGATCGTCGTCGTTTTCTATCGCTTAGCGCGGCCGGAGTTGCCGCATCGTCGTTGCCCTCGTTTGCCTTGTCGCCCGCAGCGTCAGAGGATTTCAGCTTTCTGTTCGTGACGGATACGCACATCCAGCCGGAACTGCACGCAACAGAAGGCTGCAGTATGGCTTTCAAGAAGGCGCGTACTCTGCACGCTGATTTTGCAATCCAGGGTGGCGATCACATCTTCGACGGGCTCGCTGTCCCTCTCTCACGTTCGCAAGAGTTGTTTCACCTGTATGGCGAGACGGAGCAGCAGTTAGGGCTAAAGGTTTATCACGCGATGGGCAACCACGACGTGATCGGACTCTTCCCGAAGAGCGGTATGGATCTGACAGATCCGAACTACGGCAAGAGCTACTTCGAAGACAAGATCGGCCCGCGCCATCAAAGCTTTGATCACAAGGGCGTTCACTTCATCATCCTGGATTCCATTGGCTTCACGCCGGAACGCACCTACTTTGGATTTCTTGATGAAGGCCAGTTGCAGTGGCTGCGTACTGACTTGGCAAAGGTGTCGGCAACCACGCCGGTCATCATTGTGTCGCATATCCCACTGATCACGGCGTATGCCCAGTACTCCGCCCCTCCTGTCACGCCGGCCGTTCATAACAGCCTGTCCGTTTCCAACACGTATGAGATTCTGCCGCTGCTGGCAAAGCACAATGTCATCGGTGTGTTGCAGGGACATACGCACGTCAACGAACGTGTGGAGTTCAACGGCATTACTTACATCACAGGCGGCGCTGTCTCTGGCAACTGGTGGAAAGGCATTCACGAGGGCACCCCGGAAGGCTTCACTGTCTGCACCGTAAAAGACGGAAAGCTGACCACGCGCTACGAAACTTATGGTTTTCATGCGGATGCTGTCTAG
- a CDS encoding TonB-dependent receptor, which translates to MRSHPFFRSPVLYASLVPLFSIAALAQGGSAVLSGTVTDASGAAVPNAHVTATNVDTNLVLNADSNGSGLYRFPTIPPGRYIITSNVNGFQKFQQTGVVLTVSQQATIDIGLHVGSESETINVTAGAPLMNTTNAEVSNTVDEHAIRELPLNGRDPSSLVLLSPGTVNVLNTGAGTLQGETTFPNESGASAGGGRQGSTLYLLDGVPNMDTYMSLSAPTPNADATSEFRVISNNFDAHYGFSPGAVVSIDTKSGTNALHGGAFEFLRNNALNSADYFSKQVDSLKRNQFGGFLGGPVIKDRLFFFGNYQGTRQSTTSTANSTNTPTAAMLNGDFSAYPKALTGGFVNNRIDPSLFNPAAVQIAKTALPLGQDAASGLVYYTVPKTIETYNEGTGRIDYTPNDKHRLTLRSFIQYYNRGEAATPGNILALNTGKQGKFFNEVLNHTWTVSPSLINALSLFWNQEHVYNVGQPLDSSGSPFCLSRYINVSEPAGTCYSEGLNASGGFSLQYSEYTGEMRRSWGFSDFITKIVGNHTITAGVDLWHQRARELTYYPAAPIISFNGYSTGFGLADFLLGRVSTYTQGAGEIADVSGNLLGVYAQDQFKLRSNITVTAGLRWDPNLAPQSKDGRGAVWNPGQQSTVFPNAPKGLVFPGDNGVSAGLAPNTYGYFEPRLAVAWQVHPKTTVRAGFGLFTAPLPYSSYNHVADVTPFSPTYTLNETAASPINFSTPWANFAGTGGVSPFPPFVYSGGTPPSNSTFASPTSVPAAFTPKFKLGMTQSWNASVEQQLGNDVVLHLAYVGSQSYHQSLILDANPGQTAGSAYGIRPMSNFGQILTIQSIGTASYNSLQAQIEKRFSHNFQAQSSFTWSRNLDISSSGNASFTSSIANPYNLRYNRGISDLNVPLVSVTNLVYTTPALHGWNSVARGVLGDWEISAIYTMQSGRPFGISGGTGNNSGAQEGGDRADYVPGVTVQTHQGNKEQWLNQYFTTAAFTTNAVGTFGNTGRNILKGPGVNYSDAAVMKNWTARDRYHLQFRWELFNAFNHTNFSTPNNNPTSGTYGRITATGPIRPRVMQAGLKLTF; encoded by the coding sequence ATGCGATCTCATCCGTTTTTTCGGAGCCCCGTTCTATACGCTTCTCTCGTTCCTCTTTTTTCAATTGCAGCACTCGCTCAGGGTGGCAGTGCAGTCCTGAGCGGTACAGTCACCGACGCAAGCGGCGCGGCCGTTCCCAATGCGCATGTGACCGCCACCAATGTGGACACCAATCTGGTGTTGAATGCTGACTCCAACGGCTCCGGCCTGTATCGCTTCCCCACGATTCCTCCCGGCCGTTACATCATCACTTCGAACGTAAACGGCTTTCAGAAATTCCAACAGACAGGCGTGGTACTGACCGTTAGCCAACAGGCAACGATCGACATTGGCCTGCACGTAGGCAGCGAGTCAGAGACGATAAACGTAACTGCTGGCGCGCCGTTGATGAACACCACCAACGCCGAAGTCAGCAACACCGTGGATGAACACGCCATCCGCGAACTGCCATTGAATGGCCGCGATCCTTCAAGCCTTGTATTGCTCTCGCCCGGTACGGTGAATGTGTTGAACACGGGCGCAGGCACGCTGCAGGGTGAGACCACATTCCCCAATGAAAGCGGTGCATCCGCAGGTGGCGGACGTCAGGGCAGCACGCTGTATCTTCTCGATGGTGTTCCGAACATGGACACCTACATGTCGCTCTCTGCACCGACTCCGAATGCCGATGCCACCAGCGAGTTCCGCGTCATCTCCAACAACTTCGACGCGCACTATGGCTTCTCGCCGGGCGCGGTTGTTTCTATCGACACGAAGAGTGGCACCAACGCACTGCATGGCGGCGCGTTTGAGTTCCTGCGCAACAATGCGCTGAACTCTGCGGACTACTTCTCGAAGCAGGTTGACTCGCTGAAGCGTAATCAGTTCGGCGGCTTCCTGGGTGGTCCTGTCATCAAGGACCGTCTGTTCTTCTTTGGCAACTATCAAGGCACGCGCCAGTCCACCACATCCACTGCCAACAGCACGAACACGCCGACAGCAGCCATGTTGAATGGTGACTTCTCTGCATATCCCAAGGCGCTGACCGGCGGCTTCGTCAACAACCGCATTGATCCTTCGCTGTTCAATCCTGCAGCAGTGCAGATCGCAAAGACCGCGCTGCCACTGGGGCAGGATGCCGCCAGCGGTCTTGTCTACTACACCGTGCCGAAGACCATTGAGACGTACAACGAAGGCACAGGCCGCATTGACTACACGCCCAACGACAAGCATCGCCTGACGCTGCGCAGCTTCATTCAGTACTACAACCGCGGCGAGGCCGCGACGCCTGGCAACATCCTTGCGCTGAACACAGGCAAGCAGGGCAAGTTCTTCAACGAAGTGTTGAACCACACATGGACGGTTAGCCCCAGCCTCATCAACGCGCTGTCATTGTTCTGGAACCAGGAGCACGTCTACAACGTGGGTCAACCACTGGACAGCAGCGGCTCTCCGTTTTGCCTGTCGCGCTACATCAACGTGAGTGAACCCGCGGGCACCTGCTATAGCGAAGGCCTAAATGCCAGCGGCGGCTTTAGCTTGCAGTACTCCGAATACACCGGCGAGATGCGCCGTTCGTGGGGCTTCTCTGACTTCATCACAAAGATCGTTGGCAATCACACCATCACGGCAGGCGTCGATCTGTGGCATCAGCGCGCACGTGAGCTGACCTACTATCCCGCTGCTCCGATCATTAGTTTCAACGGCTATTCCACTGGCTTCGGCCTTGCGGACTTCTTGCTGGGTCGCGTCAGCACGTACACACAAGGCGCGGGCGAAATCGCTGATGTCAGCGGCAACCTGCTCGGCGTCTACGCGCAGGATCAGTTCAAGCTGCGCTCCAACATCACTGTTACTGCAGGTCTTCGCTGGGATCCGAATCTTGCTCCGCAATCGAAGGACGGTCGCGGCGCTGTGTGGAATCCGGGACAACAAAGCACCGTCTTCCCGAACGCTCCTAAGGGCCTCGTCTTCCCCGGCGACAACGGCGTAAGCGCTGGTCTGGCACCAAACACCTACGGTTACTTTGAACCACGTCTCGCTGTGGCATGGCAGGTGCATCCCAAGACCACTGTTCGTGCGGGCTTTGGTTTGTTCACTGCACCGCTGCCTTACTCCTCTTACAACCACGTTGCAGACGTGACTCCATTCAGCCCGACGTACACGCTGAATGAAACTGCAGCCTCACCGATTAACTTCTCAACCCCGTGGGCGAACTTCGCTGGCACAGGCGGCGTTAGTCCGTTCCCGCCGTTTGTGTATTCGGGCGGCACACCACCCAGCAACTCCACCTTCGCTTCACCCACATCGGTTCCCGCAGCATTCACGCCCAAGTTCAAACTCGGTATGACGCAAAGCTGGAACGCCTCTGTAGAACAGCAACTTGGAAACGACGTGGTCTTGCATCTTGCATACGTTGGCAGCCAGAGCTATCACCAGTCTCTGATTCTGGATGCGAACCCAGGACAGACCGCGGGCTCAGCGTATGGCATTCGCCCCATGTCCAATTTTGGTCAGATACTCACCATCCAGTCCATTGGTACAGCCAGCTACAACTCGCTACAGGCGCAGATTGAGAAGCGCTTCTCACATAACTTCCAGGCGCAATCCAGCTTCACCTGGTCCAGAAACCTCGACATATCCTCAAGTGGCAATGCCTCGTTCACCAGCAGCATCGCCAACCCTTATAACCTTCGCTACAACCGCGGTATCTCTGACCTCAATGTGCCGCTGGTTTCAGTGACGAATCTTGTCTACACCACACCTGCTCTGCACGGCTGGAACAGCGTTGCACGCGGCGTGCTGGGCGATTGGGAGATCAGTGCGATCTACACAATGCAGTCGGGTCGCCCCTTCGGTATCTCTGGCGGCACTGGGAATAACTCCGGTGCACAGGAAGGCGGAGATCGCGCGGACTACGTTCCGGGCGTCACAGTACAAACGCACCAAGGCAACAAGGAACAGTGGCTGAACCAGTACTTCACCACTGCCGCCTTCACCACCAATGCTGTGGGCACCTTCGGCAACACTGGTCGCAACATCCTGAAAGGACCGGGCGTGAACTATAGCGATGCAGCCGTTATGAAGAACTGGACCGCACGCGACCGCTACCATCTGCAATTCCGCTGGGAGCTGTTCAACGCGTTCAACCACACCAACTTCAGTACACCCAATAACAATCCCACCAGTGGCACCTACGGTCGTATCACCGCAACGGGCCCCATCCGCCCACGCGTAATGCAGGCGGGACTGAAGCTCACCTTCTAA
- a CDS encoding VOC family protein translates to MIFGAHVVLASTDAEADRAFLRDVLGFAAVDAGHGWLIFALPPAEAAIHPAETNNGYELYLMCDNLHAEIETLTRKNVTCSAVEEARWGSICYISLPGGGRIGLYQPKHPLAIATEQ, encoded by the coding sequence ATGATCTTTGGCGCACACGTTGTTCTCGCCAGCACAGATGCTGAGGCGGATCGTGCCTTCCTGCGTGATGTGTTGGGTTTTGCAGCCGTAGATGCAGGGCACGGCTGGCTCATCTTCGCGTTACCACCAGCAGAAGCAGCTATCCACCCAGCCGAAACCAATAACGGTTATGAGCTGTATCTGATGTGCGATAACTTGCATGCAGAAATCGAGACACTGACGCGTAAGAACGTCACGTGCTCCGCAGTCGAAGAAGCCCGCTGGGGTTCAATCTGCTACATATCTTTGCCTGGCGGCGGGAGGATAGGACTTTACCAGCCCAAACATCCTTTAGCGATCGCGACAGAACAATAG
- a CDS encoding retropepsin-like aspartic protease — translation MKSICVAACLTLACFSAVAQQPTPASPAPSKNVSCKADKEPLSPAQIEFEQNEYKTAADHFVTELAAHPDKSSLRAWQIRNLLAQGNITEASTKANAWVAEKPDSGLALTTKAEVLMRRGQLPESYMTASQAQKLDPCNGRAYYVLSEYEQMIAMYATEKKHVDLAHVLNPNDDEITGSWIFLKPKAQALEEYRKFVESSVSFTEKQRTAAKARLTKYGDKPREPECKLTSATKESTIPFSAIRFSPSSPPAYGLEMSFNGKKRRLELDTGASGLTLTAGAAERLGLAVEDTAFLSGIGDEGSQKSKVTHVASLKIGDLEFSNCAVYILPPRDMMDASYGFPVAMEEIDGLIGGDVFQKFLLTLDYPAGELKVSQLPARQGEQASEMSLNTSGGVGSHSGDGVDEPLRDRYKSPEMADWSQFYRIYHYLLIPTQLNDGPIKLMMADTGAQESVIDPDAARTVTKVSTTGRVSMVGISGRTQQNYLTDKIVLHFGKLYLPLNSMISIPTDRLSEGASVDISGFLGFSALRQMTLQIDYRDGLIHFAYDPKRPVNSKFQSDAFTQR, via the coding sequence ATGAAGTCCATTTGTGTGGCCGCATGCCTAACTTTGGCATGCTTTTCTGCCGTGGCCCAGCAACCTACACCCGCATCGCCAGCACCTTCTAAAAATGTTTCCTGCAAAGCTGACAAAGAGCCTCTCAGCCCTGCGCAGATTGAATTTGAACAGAACGAATACAAGACGGCTGCCGATCATTTCGTTACCGAGCTCGCCGCTCACCCAGATAAGAGCTCTCTACGAGCCTGGCAAATTCGCAATCTACTGGCACAAGGGAACATCACAGAGGCCTCTACGAAGGCCAATGCATGGGTAGCAGAAAAGCCGGATTCGGGACTGGCACTGACAACCAAAGCAGAAGTACTGATGCGCCGAGGCCAACTGCCAGAGTCCTACATGACGGCCTCGCAAGCCCAGAAGCTCGATCCCTGTAACGGGCGTGCCTATTACGTATTGAGCGAGTACGAACAAATGATCGCGATGTACGCCACGGAAAAGAAGCACGTCGATCTGGCCCACGTACTGAATCCAAATGATGACGAGATCACAGGATCATGGATTTTTCTCAAGCCAAAGGCTCAGGCTCTGGAGGAATATCGCAAATTTGTGGAATCCAGCGTGTCTTTCACAGAGAAGCAACGCACAGCAGCGAAGGCTCGGCTCACCAAATACGGCGACAAGCCTCGTGAGCCGGAATGCAAGCTAACGTCCGCAACCAAAGAATCCACCATTCCCTTTTCAGCCATTCGATTCTCGCCAAGTTCCCCGCCGGCCTACGGCCTGGAGATGAGCTTCAATGGAAAAAAACGCCGACTTGAATTGGATACAGGCGCCTCGGGCCTTACGTTGACGGCAGGTGCAGCCGAACGCCTGGGCCTGGCCGTAGAAGACACTGCGTTTCTCAGCGGCATCGGTGACGAAGGCAGCCAGAAAAGCAAAGTCACTCACGTAGCTTCACTGAAAATCGGTGACCTGGAATTCTCCAACTGCGCCGTGTACATCCTTCCACCGCGCGACATGATGGACGCCTCCTACGGCTTCCCGGTCGCCATGGAAGAAATTGATGGACTTATCGGCGGCGATGTCTTCCAGAAATTTCTGCTTACACTCGACTATCCGGCGGGTGAGCTGAAAGTTTCGCAGCTACCCGCGCGACAAGGTGAACAAGCTTCGGAAATGTCACTGAACACAAGCGGCGGCGTCGGCTCGCACTCAGGAGATGGTGTGGATGAACCACTCCGCGACCGCTACAAGAGTCCTGAAATGGCAGATTGGTCGCAGTTCTATCGCATCTATCACTACCTTCTGATCCCCACCCAATTGAATGATGGCCCTATCAAGTTGATGATGGCCGACACAGGTGCGCAGGAAAGCGTTATCGATCCAGACGCCGCCAGAACTGTTACGAAGGTCTCCACAACAGGCCGGGTCTCCATGGTGGGCATATCGGGCCGCACACAGCAGAACTATCTAACAGACAAAATCGTGCTGCACTTCGGCAAGCTATACCTGCCGCTCAACAGCATGATTTCTATTCCAACAGACAGACTGTCAGAAGGTGCCAGCGTGGATATCTCCGGCTTCCTTGGTTTCTCTGCACTGCGACAAATGACATTGCAGATCGACTACCGAGATGGGCTGATCCATTTCGCCTACGATCCTAAGCGTCCGGTGAATTCAAAGTTCCAAAGCGATGCATTCACACAGCGGTAA
- the atpC gene encoding ATP synthase F1 subunit epsilon, whose protein sequence is MADATTHSGQLAVRIVTPDRVLIDTTADAIELPALSGYIEALYGAAPLLAELGAGEVKLHGGNSGNAKFFVAWGFVEVLPERVTVLAETALKPEEIDGAKAQQELADAEKDWAQAGDDAAKYDYARAEIRVAEEKIAASKDR, encoded by the coding sequence ATGGCAGACGCAACCACACATTCCGGCCAGCTCGCAGTCCGCATCGTTACGCCGGACCGCGTTCTGATTGACACCACGGCAGACGCGATTGAGCTTCCAGCTCTGTCGGGCTATATTGAAGCGCTGTACGGCGCTGCGCCGCTGCTCGCGGAATTGGGCGCGGGTGAAGTGAAGCTGCACGGCGGCAACTCCGGCAATGCGAAGTTCTTCGTGGCCTGGGGTTTTGTCGAAGTGCTTCCGGAGCGCGTGACCGTTCTCGCTGAGACGGCACTGAAGCCTGAAGAGATCGACGGAGCCAAAGCGCAGCAGGAACTGGCTGACGCAGAGAAGGATTGGGCTCAGGCAGGCGACGATGCTGCGAAGTACGACTACGCCCGCGCAGAGATTCGCGTGGCAGAAGAGAAGATCGCAGCTTCGAAGGATCGCTAA
- the atpD gene encoding F0F1 ATP synthase subunit beta — MAENIGRVIQISGPAVDIQFDEKHMPPIYQALRITSEGFDIPTPLSVIVEVQQHLGEGRVRTVAMEATEGMVRGMKAVDTGNPIMVPVGRETLGRVLNVIGEPVDQLGPVQTELRKPIHRQAPAFDEQATGEEMFETGIKVVDLIQPFLKGGKIGLFGGAGVGKTVLIQELINNVAMQHGGFSVFAGVGERTREGNDLWMEFQESGVIDPTDWRKSKAALIYGQMTEPPGARLRVALTGLTIAEHFRDEEGSDVLLFIDNIFRFTQAGSEVSTLLGRMPSAVGYQPNLASEMGQLQERITSTKKGSVTSVQAIYVPADDLTDPAPATTFAHLDATTVLNRALTEIGIYPAVDPLASTSRILSPRVVGEEHYAVAQQVKGILQRYKDLQDIIAILGIDELSEDDKITVARARKVQKFLSQPFHVAEVFTGNPGKYVKVADTVRSFKEIIEGKHDSVPEQAFYMKGGIDEVLEAAAKMKANA, encoded by the coding sequence ATGGCAGAGAACATCGGCAGAGTAATTCAGATCAGCGGCCCGGCCGTTGATATCCAGTTCGACGAGAAGCACATGCCGCCTATCTATCAGGCGCTGCGCATCACGTCGGAAGGCTTTGATATCCCCACGCCGCTTTCGGTGATCGTGGAAGTACAGCAGCACCTGGGCGAAGGCCGTGTGCGTACGGTTGCTATGGAAGCGACCGAAGGCATGGTCCGCGGCATGAAGGCTGTGGACACCGGCAACCCAATCATGGTTCCCGTGGGCCGTGAGACGCTGGGCCGTGTGCTCAACGTAATCGGCGAGCCCGTGGATCAGCTTGGCCCTGTGCAGACGGAACTGCGCAAGCCCATTCACCGCCAGGCGCCTGCGTTTGATGAGCAGGCAACGGGCGAAGAAATGTTCGAAACTGGCATCAAGGTCGTCGACCTGATCCAGCCGTTCTTGAAGGGCGGTAAGATCGGCCTCTTCGGCGGCGCTGGTGTAGGCAAGACGGTTCTGATCCAGGAACTGATCAACAACGTTGCCATGCAGCACGGTGGTTTCTCCGTGTTTGCTGGCGTGGGTGAGCGTACTCGCGAAGGCAACGATCTGTGGATGGAATTCCAGGAGTCGGGCGTTATCGATCCGACCGACTGGCGCAAGAGCAAGGCTGCTCTGATCTACGGCCAGATGACCGAGCCGCCGGGTGCGCGTCTGCGCGTGGCGCTGACCGGTCTGACCATTGCGGAACACTTCCGTGATGAAGAAGGCTCGGACGTGCTGCTGTTCATCGACAACATCTTCCGCTTCACGCAGGCGGGTTCTGAGGTTTCCACGCTGCTGGGCCGTATGCCTTCCGCCGTGGGTTACCAGCCGAACCTGGCCAGCGAGATGGGCCAGCTCCAGGAGCGCATTACGTCCACGAAGAAGGGTTCCGTTACGTCCGTGCAGGCCATTTATGTGCCCGCTGACGATTTGACCGATCCGGCTCCGGCGACGACGTTTGCCCACTTGGACGCGACCACCGTGTTGAACCGTGCGTTGACGGAAATCGGTATCTATCCGGCCGTCGATCCGCTGGCTTCCACGTCGCGTATTCTTTCGCCGCGCGTTGTAGGCGAAGAGCATTATGCCGTGGCTCAGCAGGTGAAGGGAATTCTGCAGCGCTACAAGGATCTGCAGGACATCATCGCCATCCTGGGTATCGACGAACTTTCGGAAGACGACAAGATTACCGTTGCGCGTGCGCGTAAGGTGCAGAAGTTCCTGTCGCAGCCGTTCCACGTTGCGGAAGTCTTCACCGGCAACCCGGGCAAGTACGTCAAGGTAGCCGACACGGTGCGCTCCTTCAAGGAGATCATCGAAGGCAAGCATGACAGCGTACCGGAGCAGGCCTTCTACATGAAGGGCGGCATCGACGAAGTACTGGAAGCCGCAGCGAAGATGAAGGCAAACGCGTAA
- a CDS encoding F0F1 ATP synthase subunit gamma produces MANVLDLKRRIRSVKNTRQITKAMKMVSAAKLRRAQERALQARPYAQMLANVLQSLVRRAALYGDEGNGDVMHPLLVEREEKNVLLLVVAGDKGFAGAFNSNIGKAAQKFIDYRREPKQVTEDDSRPGEQNIDVETVGRKARDLFKRKYPEAVWKHIDEEHDEPIGISHHIEDLRERKAPVEVTKDLGFLLAKLNFTEVDKAAHSIIDRYERGEIDSVYIVYNEFKSVIAQRVVVEKLLPIRKLGSPEITVAEEMSEELKEASARAASSSGVSINEPEETELDREAKKFGTADVDYIYDQEPAKLFKHLLPRYVTTQIYHALLESSASEHAARMTAMDAASSNASDMIDSLTLTMNRVRQAAITKEIIEIVSGASAI; encoded by the coding sequence ATGGCAAACGTACTGGATCTAAAGCGGCGCATTCGCTCCGTGAAAAACACGCGGCAGATCACCAAGGCCATGAAGATGGTCTCGGCGGCGAAGCTGCGTCGTGCGCAGGAGCGTGCGTTGCAGGCACGTCCGTATGCGCAGATGCTGGCTAACGTACTGCAATCGCTGGTGCGCCGCGCTGCTCTTTACGGTGACGAAGGCAACGGCGATGTGATGCATCCGCTGCTGGTCGAGCGCGAAGAGAAGAATGTGCTGCTGCTCGTCGTCGCAGGCGACAAGGGCTTCGCAGGCGCATTCAACTCCAACATCGGCAAGGCCGCGCAGAAGTTCATCGACTATCGTCGCGAACCGAAGCAGGTGACCGAAGACGATTCGCGTCCGGGCGAGCAGAACATCGACGTCGAGACGGTCGGCCGCAAGGCACGCGACCTGTTCAAGCGGAAGTATCCGGAAGCCGTGTGGAAGCATATCGATGAGGAGCACGACGAGCCCATCGGTATCTCGCACCACATTGAAGACCTCCGCGAGCGCAAGGCGCCGGTGGAAGTTACCAAGGATCTCGGCTTTCTGCTGGCAAAACTGAACTTCACGGAAGTGGACAAGGCTGCGCACTCGATCATTGACCGCTATGAGCGCGGCGAGATCGATTCGGTCTACATCGTCTACAACGAGTTCAAGAGCGTCATCGCGCAGCGCGTGGTTGTTGAGAAGCTGCTCCCGATTCGCAAGCTGGGATCGCCGGAAATCACTGTCGCGGAAGAGATGTCAGAGGAGTTGAAGGAAGCATCTGCTCGCGCTGCTTCTTCCTCGGGTGTTTCTATCAACGAGCCGGAAGAGACGGAGCTTGACCGCGAGGCGAAGAAGTTTGGCACGGCTGACGTGGATTACATCTACGACCAGGAGCCCGCGAAGCTGTTCAAGCACCTGCTGCCGCGCTACGTGACCACGCAGATTTACCATGCGCTGCTGGAATCCAGTGCCAGCGAACATGCCGCACGTATGACGGCCATGGACGCTGCAAGCAGCAACGCGAGCGACATGATTGATTCGCTGACACTGACCATGAACCGCGTGCGTCAGGCAGCTATCACCAAGGAAATTATCGAGATCGTTTCAGGAGCGTCAGCCATCTAG
- the atpA gene encoding F0F1 ATP synthase subunit alpha — MAQLKADEITELLRQQIENYEQKIAVDEVGTIISLGDGIARIHGLDKVMAGELIEFPKGISGLAMNLDEDQVGAVLLGDFTEIKEGDTVKRTGKIMSVPVGDAMIGRVVNALGQPIDDKGPIETPYTLPVERLAPGVIDRKSVTEPMATGIKAIDTMIPIGRGQRELLIGDRQTGKTAIALDTILNSAKNDLICIYCAVGQKRSSVAQVVQTLEEYGAMAYTIVVAATASEPAPMSYLAPYAATAMGEYFRDNGKHALIIYDDLSKHAAAYREISLLLRRPPGREAYPGDVFYLHSRLLERSSKVSDKLGGGSLTALPIIETQAGDVSAYIPTNVISITDGQIFVETDLFNSGIRPAVNVGLSVSRVGFAAAMKATKQVGATLKLDLAQYRELAAFAQFGSDLDPATQKQLNRGSRLVEILKQPQFQPLTAAQQVSIVFAGTKGLLDDIEVKQVQAFEAGFHEYMKTTGQSILDAIMAKKALDDEITKNLTNAINDYKATFKAAHKDNKAALATA, encoded by the coding sequence ATGGCACAGCTCAAGGCAGACGAGATTACAGAACTGCTTCGTCAGCAGATCGAGAACTACGAACAGAAGATTGCAGTCGATGAAGTCGGCACGATCATCTCGCTGGGTGACGGCATTGCACGCATCCACGGCCTGGATAAGGTTATGGCCGGCGAACTCATTGAGTTCCCCAAGGGCATTAGCGGCCTGGCTATGAACCTGGATGAAGATCAGGTCGGCGCTGTGCTTCTGGGCGACTTCACTGAGATCAAGGAAGGCGACACGGTCAAGCGCACCGGCAAGATCATGAGCGTGCCCGTGGGCGATGCCATGATTGGCCGTGTGGTCAACGCACTTGGTCAGCCGATCGACGACAAGGGCCCCATCGAAACGCCGTACACGCTGCCTGTTGAGCGCCTGGCTCCTGGCGTTATTGACCGTAAGTCCGTGACCGAGCCGATGGCGACCGGCATCAAGGCCATTGACACCATGATTCCGATCGGCCGTGGCCAGCGTGAGCTGCTCATCGGCGATCGTCAGACGGGCAAGACTGCCATCGCTCTGGACACGATTCTGAACTCGGCGAAGAACGACCTCATCTGCATCTATTGCGCAGTAGGTCAGAAGCGTTCGTCTGTGGCTCAGGTTGTGCAGACGCTGGAAGAGTACGGCGCTATGGCGTACACGATTGTCGTTGCTGCGACGGCCTCTGAGCCCGCACCGATGTCGTACCTGGCTCCCTATGCTGCGACCGCGATGGGCGAGTACTTCCGCGACAACGGCAAGCACGCTCTGATCATTTACGACGATCTGTCGAAGCACGCTGCGGCGTACCGCGAGATTTCGCTGCTGTTGCGCCGTCCGCCGGGCCGCGAAGCATACCCGGGCGACGTGTTTTATCTCCACTCGCGTCTGCTTGAGCGTTCGTCGAAGGTTTCGGACAAGCTGGGCGGCGGTTCGCTGACGGCTCTGCCGATCATCGAAACGCAGGCTGGCGACGTATCCGCGTACATTCCGACCAACGTGATTTCGATCACCGATGGTCAGATCTTCGTGGAAACCGATCTGTTCAACTCCGGTATCCGTCCGGCTGTGAACGTAGGTCTGTCGGTATCGCGTGTAGGTTTTGCAGCCGCGATGAAGGCCACCAAGCAGGTTGGCGCTACGCTGAAGCTGGACCTGGCTCAGTACCGCGAACTGGCTGCCTTCGCGCAGTTTGGTTCGGATTTGGATCCTGCAACGCAGAAGCAGCTGAACCGTGGTTCGCGCCTGGTTGAGATTCTGAAGCAGCCGCAGTTCCAGCCGTTGACCGCTGCACAGCAGGTTTCGATTGTGTTCGCAGGTACCAAGGGCCTGCTGGACGATATCGAAGTGAAGCAGGTACAGGCGTTCGAAGCAGGCTTCCACGAGTACATGAAGACCACCGGCCAGTCGATTCTGGACGCGATCATGGCGAAGAAGGCTCTGGATGACGAGATCACCAAGAACCTGACCAACGCCATCAATGATTACAAGGCCACGTTCAAGGCCGCCCATAAGGACAACAAGGCCGCCCTGGCGACGGCATAA